The Lytechinus variegatus isolate NC3 chromosome 7, Lvar_3.0, whole genome shotgun sequence genome includes the window ctcttcctttctccctctttttctcctttcctccgtttttttttggccagccgatgggggggggacgtgccccccatgccccccgtagttacgccactggccctatcctatttttttcctttaaccTTTTCTCTCGCCAACATGCCAGACCAGTTGTCTCTCAATAACTTGATCCATGCATTTTTATGATaatcattagtattattgtcattgttatgataatcattattgaaTACCaagaatgcatatagcatttccatttaatgaaggataaaagagcactgtTTCTCTCGGACATAGGTGCCttggccggggatcgaacccccgACATAGAGATTCTTGGCTGATGCAAAAATCAAGACCGTAGTCATTGAGCTTCGTGTAAGGTGATTGACCTACGCATAAATTTGTACCTCATTCTCACTAGTCACTGGCCTTTCGTAGTTGATCACAAACCTTTTTAGGCcgtcaataatttcattttcaatcacAACGTATGCCACGACTGATCTCAAGATCTGACACGATTACTCCACGATTAGACCACGGTTTCAATCGTGGCGCGAGTCGTGACAGCGGGAACTGGGTGTTTCAATCATGTTGCAATAATGAAGAAAAGCTGAGGCCTATGCGAGATTGTCAAAAGGTTACCATCTATGTGGAGGTTGCCGCTTTATCTTTACTGGAAAGGTAAACGATGAGTTTGAAGAAGCGAGACTACAATAGGTGATTCGCCGTCATAGTCCGTAGTTTTGCCGCATCAGACATATTGCTTAGGTTTCATGTAATCATCATGCTCGTGAAAGCAAAGGAAGTAGCTGCAGCCTCCTCCTAGATGATAGACTAGATTACAGGCTAGTGTTGCCTTACAAGTTGTGCTGAAATTAAGATGTATTACTTGACCTTTTCACTGCTCTCAGCCAAGTGCAGTGTGCATGGTGACTGCATCCCGGTATTTCTATTCCAtccttcattattttattcaattcatcaTCACTTTGTAGCCAAGTTAATTCGGTATGCCTGTCACTAAAGAAGAATACGGTCACACTGCAAACAATCAACGGGTAGAACAGTATACATTGAGCAATGTGAACGGACTGGTTGCCAAGATCATCAACTATGGTGCTGCTATAACCGAGCTTTGGATACCTGATAAGAATGGAAAGATAGATGACGTCGCCTTGGGCTGGCCTGACATCAAAGGTATATATAGTACATGAACTTTCTCTTGTTCAAAATATCCCTCAAATAATTTTCCATGTTAAATGGATTTCTGGGGAGAAAATTCGTTTAGGTTTGCTCTTTGACGGAAACATCGAGAATACCTCTGGGTTTTAATCTTGCACCCAAGTGAAATAGGGtgcaaaatgtcacatttgctctacggtggtcttacggcgagtcgaaaacagcagttttaacattttttgtccaactacatatacatgatataggaggtggtttgaaatgaaattaataaaacggctgttttctactcgccgtacgaccgccgtagagcaaatgtgaccaaggtattagggCGGTGTATGATATTTCACGTAAAAGTggattcaaatttgaattttcttatAATGCGTTCATCTCTATATGCCCTTTTTACATGCTGTATTATACCGCACAATATAACTGCACCATGCAAGTTGCATAAATGACCTGCACATCAAGTCAGtttccgacagttactatagtaaccaTTTCCTGTAATCCTTAGCCAATTAAAACCaaggaaaaataatgtttaaagtACATTCCCATGAAAAAAATACCTATCATCTACTTTCCCCCTGTTAATTACCATTTCAGAGCACTTTTTGCTTTGGGGCTTCAGATGGCAAAGTACATTTTACTAACTCTTCACTATATcctatagacatgatagagttACCTAAGGGCTACCAGGTGTCTTGAAAAAACTTGATAATCTGTGCTCCTTCACATCTCAATGTCACAATGGTATAATaatctcttctcttttttaacAGAAAATTAATGAGTTGGCGTTATGAAGTTAAATAAGTTAGAGTTATGAAGTAAAAGACACTTGGTTTAAGCTCAAGTAGTGctgaaattcaaaatcattctgAATATGGCATTAGTCCATTACGACCGCCTGTATAGCTTCCTACCCAGGCAAAtgtttttacataattttacttgtggaataaagaaaaggatttttttaatccatttttgttcaatattctgtcTTTGGCTTATTATTTTGAAGACATTCAATTCAATCGAAATAAACAGTTATTTTCTTCCTTGTCATGAATTTCTACATTATTTATTAGATTACattattgatataattataaatgcACAAAATGTGAGAACTTTGATGGTTCGGGGATATATACGTCTACGCGTATTACAAGGGCgaaaatctaaataaaacactaaaaaaaataatttgtatattcactcattcattgaACCGCTTTGTTGCCTAAATAACTCTTTCTTCATCAGGATATGAGAGCAATTCCCCTTATTTCGGTGTTATCGTTGGTCGTGTTGCAAACCGGATAGCTAATGGACAGTTCTCCTTGGGTGGTGTTGCTTATCAGCTAGAGATTAATAATGGACCAAACCATATCCATGGAGGTGTAAGCAGTTTCTCACATGTAAGCacaatcagacaaataattaatttgataCACCAATTATGTTGATTAAATTTTACCTTGCACATATTAAACTCCAGAAATCCTATTACTTAAAGTTCTGCTTAAGCATCTATCGAACTATGCTTATAATTACATACGAACATTGGCATAGTAATGAAAGTTTGGGGATCAGGGGAGCGCATAAagggacttgtcggacgttatccaccaagtcctgttttatccgacagttccTATAGTAaaagtgcttctcaaccaatcagaatccaggaaaaatgtcagatctgacaacttgtcggacaaaatattgatgaaacgccccccccccccggttttaAGAGTATTTCACATTTTCTACTACCACAATGATCAGCACCTTCCGTACTATTTGATAgttacatttttaaaagaatatgtaCGTGGAGCAAAAATGAGCGAGCCTTCAACCAATTAGACACTTTAAAATCAGTGGTTGACATTCTGCATGAACGATTGTAATGAAAAATACATGGGGAAATACACGTATATTCATCAAGAAGATTATtcgatgaaaatgatgaagatggaaaaatgaataatataagAAGTGCGATTATGACCTAGAGGGACTGCTTGAATATCGATTACTCACAATAATTTAATGGTAgtagaaaatgtgaaatatcatcaaaatcagactccccccccaaaaaaaaaaaaaccaacacgGAGAAGTGCAGTCCCTTCCATGTAGAGTATAGGCATAAAGGGGAGAATGCTCCTAACCTGGGgacggaggggagggggggggaggtggaacaacatttttatcttttttttctctctgatcatgtcatgtattttgttaatatttcattttgtaattgctgaaacgcattagtattaatttctagtattttttaagtttggtgtataagttgtataattatattgtaatggatttattatataatttataattatgtttcaaatagtttgtacaaattgtttatagaatctgattgtgtattttgatttgagagaatataataaaacatccttaaaaaaaaaattaaagggaagTAATACTTATGCGAATACTCATCTTAATGTataattcatcattatcatttttttccttccgcTCTGTAAAGCGAGTTTGGGATGGTCGCATCAATGGAAATGGTGTATCTTTCAGCTGCACAAGCCCCGATGGTGAAAATAGTTATCCAGGCGAAGTAACTATCACCATCAATTATCAACTCACAAACGATAATAAAGTAATCATGTCGTACGCTGCCAAGACAACAAAAGCCACGCCCATCAATCTCACCAACCATTCCTACTTCAACCTTGGGGGTCACGTGagtatgaattatttatatattttattgctGGAATTGAAAGATGTATGCTTGAATGTCTTGAAAATACAGAAACTATCTTTGTTTTTGTCTGCATTCGATTTTTAGGTGAAATACGGGTAATATCCTACAACCCGTTATCAGAAATGTAATCCACTAGTTGTAAGGATTAGTAAGAGTTTTTAACAATGACACAAAGATGTATAAAATTCTGGAACATTGCGATATGATTTTGATCATAATTGTTACATCAAAATTATATCATGATTGTGACTAGATCTATTCTGATTTTCTTGTATCGCTTTTCaacgattatttttttatcatcgtcaccatgtgcaacatcaccaccagcatcatgggctttattattcatgttttcttagTTCATTAagtcattcattttgaaaatataatcaatatatttcaagaGACATGCTGAAATACATATGTGCGATAATGATGACGTGATGTGTCTTTGAATACGATTACGACATCGCTGGTCATTGGCTTCCATATTACTTGATCGATCGTTTGCAGTTGTTCGTTACActatatattttgtaagaaatcGCAACGCTTGCAACTATTCGCACAATCAATTGTCACAACCCTTTTATTTCTTGCCCACGTCATCCATACCCATTACTTTCATATATGATGAACATGATTGATGGATAGCATTCTCGCCTCTATAAagataaattataaataattattataaataaaatattatttttctcccCACTAAAATAAAAGGATTCTGGCAGTGTCCTCGATCatatagttgagattgattctGATAAATACACACCCATGGACATGGAGACTTCTATACCAACAGGTTTGttgttcataaaaaaaaacactttgcaATACACAACTCAAGAAATGCATACTTTGCAATACACAACTCAAGAAATGCATCTAAGCAAGCAGTGGCTCATTCTAATTTTAATAGTGATGACTTTAATGTCAAGAAATGACGAGGTTTACCTAGATTTAGTAGATTACTCTTAAATCGATCGGTTTATTTTCGtcatattttaattataattattcagACTTACGACGATCGTTATTATGAATGATTATAAGTTGtatagttatcattattattgttgttattattgttgttgacattattatttttattactattctttattattatcatcattcgtattagtagtagtagtagtagctttGCTGCCCAGATTTGATTAGTTTAATTAAATAGTGTCATCATCAAGACGATGCACgatcaaaaacaaaacaacaaaacatcCTAGGCCTATGATTAGTTTTCTGTTGTTAATTGTTGCAATCAGGTGAGATCAGTTGTGTTGATAATACGGTTTTTGACCTGCGAAGTCCAACCAGACTTGAGGATAAAATCAATGATGTACCAGGACTAGGATATGACCATAACTTCTGTGTGAAATCTTCAGAAAGACCTTGTGCCACGTAAGTACAACCAAAATCAAACATTGACTAATATTTGATATTACGAATATGGGTGTTTAAATGCTTATTTGTTTAATCTTTGGTTTTATAATTTTTCCACTGCCTAAACTTAATTAAGTATACTCTAAAAGCCAATCGAATCACACGCTTAACGGAAGCTATCATTGATGATGACCAAGTTACCACCATTGCAtgacaaatggggggggggggggcggctgtcatgaaaaaaaaagtatgtggTAGATTCGGGGTCTTGAAGACTCCCCCAACCCCTGCGGtgaaaatgttatcattatcatatgtGTCATCGTACtctctttatacatgtagattgaaaaTTAACCACGCGACTGTATACTCTAATTGTAACCAATCCAAAATTCTGttgttattttcttatttgtatgttttagatttttaatctaattaaaaatgacaatttaaacTACAGTTCTTTTTATACTTAGAGACATTCTCCCAATTCTATTTTCTTATACTAGAATAGGGCTACAGATATTATTTTCCCGTCTAAACTCGATCCACACTCGATGGCATATCTTTACAGAGTAACTCACAAGGAAAGTGGTCGCAAGATGAAGGTTTATACGACCAAACCTGGTATTCAATTCTACACGGCAAACTACCTGAATGATTCTACCATTGGAAAGCATGAGGCGGTCTATCCTAAACACAGCGCTCTCTGTCTGGAATCTCAATTTTATCCAAATTCAGTGAACCAGGTTTGAACTTTACTTATAGCTCAGTCATATTTCCCATACGACgcctacggcgagtcgaaaatagcagtattattcatttatattcaaaCCACCAACATGTAGCTGATAcaaaccgcatacattcgtaattccgaagcttcgttattccgaaggttcggatatttcgaaggttcgttattccgaaggttcgtaattccgaaggttcgttagtccgaaaacaaagtgaggttcgttaatccgaaaaagaaactaggttcgttagtccgaaaactaaatgattaactaaccttatttcgttttcggactaacgaaccttcggaacatcgaaccttatttcgttttcggattaacgaacatcgaggtataggcaatttacgtgtttcggaattacgaaccttcagaaattATGAAGTGTAACCAATACAATGTTTAAACGGCTATTGCCGACTCACCGTGAGGCTGCCATGGCgcgccgtaggggaaatgtgactgcgtcATTATGGTTCTTCCACTTGTCATCTGATAATATCCTCTGTGATAAACACGTATGTGCGATTAATTGAGTTTATGACTTTATTTCAATGTCAACTGAAGTATCTAAATGTTGACAGGATTTGGCAAGCAATGAATCCCCAAGTTTAACACTATCCGATGAACATTTTTAGACATAGTTACATATTTTAGTATGCTTCCGTGAGACTTAAAAAGGCAGGACTGCTAGGTGGCAGAGGGTGACAATATCTTTAAACTCTGATAATCTGTAAATATAAGATAGATGGgcaatgtttcatttttgtgCAAATGTAAGGCATTTTAATTCCTTATCGaacaaattgatgattttttataAACCCTATTCCATTGCTGATGTGTGATATATCTTCTATTCCATTCTGTCCTATCATCCTTCCTTCAGTGCACATGAATATCAGATATCATATTTTGAGTGAATATTATTAATcattttccctccttttttcagCCCAACTTTCCAAGTTGCATCTTACATCCTGGGGACACATATAAACATGAAACTACCTATGCCTTTTCTTGGAACTAGAAGAACACAGCTTAAATAATAGGATCTTACAACATCATTTCTGTATAACTTTAAGCCTACTTCCAAGGTATGATTACTGAAGAGCCTActataaataatttcatttatatatttctcaattttgttaattcagaaatattttaCACCTGCATGAAAGATACTAAATATCTGCAATAATTTTTGGGGGCTGAAAGgagtattttattatgaaaagcgGTATCTTAAATCTACCTCATCTGATTACAGACTTTACTTGTTTAGCAATATAAATATGGGGAAAAACATTATTCcataatttgaatattaattttgacattttgagaATCATTGACAGAAAAGGGGTGGTTGTGCCAGTAAATACTGAATtggaattttatgaaaataatgtagATGGATCTATGAATCTGCTCCATAAACATGGATAAGGTAACACTTTGAATGATTGGGTTTTATTCCGAAAAATTTGAATAGCAACAGCACCTGTTTGAAGGTGGTATATTTACAGGATatgaaaaatttaaataaatcgAAAATTAAAAAAGTAGATTAACTAGAGTACAGTAGCTGATGGAATATCAAAGGAacagaataaatgaattaatcaataaatacaaacaagaacCAATATGATGTAAATATAATGGAATAAATTGTATTTCAATCAAAGAATAGATTTATAacatatgtacacatatattcTCAGGTAAAACCTATGATTTCAGATTTGATAACACAATAAAATAACGATTAgaatatgacatgaaacttcCAGTCATTGGAGGTAAAGATTATTTACTCTCCATTGTCCGCTAAAAATTTAAGATCTCTGTAGAATTCTGTCATACAAATCACCAGTTTGGCACTGAATTTACAAACAAGTAGTAATTAACTTGTATTAATTAAGTTTCAAGTTTCAAAACTGGAATTTTAAACTGATCATAACTAATTTCAAGTgatattgaaattcaaaatgtatatgtatatctAAGGAATTGAGatacattttgaattgaatactgTTAGAATATAAGTTATGACAACACTGACAAATGGAATGATGATTGCTATACACAGAATCCATTTAGAATATAATTCTTACGAAATTCagaaaaaattctgaaaaactGTTAGCTAAgggaataaaacaaacaaattgaaaCATGCGTGTGCTTTCTTTGATTGTTTGATCTCAAAATGTGTCATGTTGTTATAttcatattgatttattttcttaaaggagaatgaaaccttggGAACAAGATAGCGtgtgtgaaaaaagaaaaatcaaagaaacagatcaatgaaatttgagaaaaatctgacaaataatgagaaagttatgagcatttgaatattgcgatcactaatgctatgaagatcctcaaattggcaatgcgacaaagatgtgtgatgtcacttgtgaacaactctccccattactttagtatatatttcacttaaattgcctcttttatcacatctatcagtagaccatgtgttctttctataggagggcatttaatacagatttttaaagtatacatcatggacaaagagtttgtatcaccacaagaaaaagcagaaagagacattttgagggtattttatagtccatcaaagataaagttgttcacatgtgacatcacacatccttgtcgcattgccaatttgaggattctccatagcattagtgattgcaatattcaaacgctcataactttctcattatttgtcctatTTTTCTCAAGCtctctttgttcttattctttgatttttttctgtttcgacacaaccCTACTATTTCCGAAGGTTTAACTCCCCTTTAAATTGCTGTTTAATTATGATTAAGAACACATCAATAAACTCAAGCACTGTAACATAAAGGTTAACAATTAATTATGGGGCTGaattctatgattgattgcattgatgtaGTATGTATTGTCAATCATAAACTTTAGCCCCATGATCAATAGCTAAGCTTTATATCCACTTATCATGAGGTAAAGTAACAAATTCAAAGCAATAAAATCCATGTAAATTGTCAAACATATATCAAGTACTGcaattgtgaaaaataaaaaatgcatctatttatatacatgtagctgtccAAGTTTTCAGATGTTTAATGTTGATTATTTACATTATGAGATgaacaaataaattcaaacttcACATATAATTTGGCAAAAATTCTTTTGGCAAAAAGTCTCTCATCATTGGATATTAATGATCAAATGtgtaatcaattatcatttgCATTACCAATGTTGCATTAGTGCATTTATCCTTAAATTAATTCTTACTACAAATTCTAAATTTCACTGTAAGTACATCATACTTATTTCAAGTTTTGCAATGAAAGATGACCTTAATATATTTTTGGTATGTGAATTAATATAAAATGTGAAAGCAGCATTTACAGAATTGGTTTCAGCATATTGAAAAAACTGAATATGCCAATCATCACTTGGCAACATATGATGCAAAAATCCTAAAAGAGCTATGATTGCCCTGCAACATTCCAAGTCAAGAAATAATATACAATCACACACAAGTATGacaataattttcaataaatatgtaaaatgatTCATGAATTGCAAGGTCAATATAATACCATAATTTTTGCACAGCACTAAATACAAATGCTGAACATATTTCAAGTATTCATGCAAGAGCTTCCAATGGAAGTAATTGATTACCATATAAAATATCCTAAACTTAATTGAGAAACTGGCTGTTAGAATTTATCatcaaataaattacaaaagcaCATATCTACAAATAAGACACCTTGTATTATTATGAAAGACaagtgaaaataatattttgattgaatatGTGAACTATGTTAATCAATCTTCAGCCAAGTAATGTGTGCTTGAAATTTCTATAGTACAGGAATACTTATtagatcatcatcatttttaccaTGTTGACAGCCATTTAATGGCTTCAGGTCCAGTTTGGACAGCTGGTGTTGCTGTTGGATTAATTTTACACCACCCATAGCACAGAATCTGACTAAAAGAGGTGCTTGGACTGGCCAAAATAGTTATTGAGCTATCAATAAAGAGACTTTCTGTAAACCTACTTTGGAGCTTGGTTAGTGTGCCTAATTCATGCCCCTGACAACAAGAACAACCCccacactgaacttgaaatcacaaaCAGTACATCCAAGTTCATAACAAATTTACATAGATATTTGGGTTCATACAAGTAGGTAACAAAGCAAACTGTGTGAAAGTATTGGACTAATAATCcaaaggaaaaaatattttgaagtgaCGTTAAAGCACT containing:
- the LOC121419410 gene encoding galactose mutarotase-like → MPVTKEEYGHTANNQRVEQYTLSNVNGLVAKIINYGAAITELWIPDKNGKIDDVALGWPDIKGYESNSPYFGVIVGRVANRIANGQFSLGGVAYQLEINNGPNHIHGGVSSFSHRVWDGRINGNGVSFSCTSPDGENSYPGEVTITINYQLTNDNKVIMSYAAKTTKATPINLTNHSYFNLGGHDSGSVLDHIVEIDSDKYTPMDMETSIPTGEISCVDNTVFDLRSPTRLEDKINDVPGLGYDHNFCVKSSERPCATVTHKESGRKMKVYTTKPGIQFYTANYLNDSTIGKHEAVYPKHSALCLESQFYPNSVNQPNFPSCILHPGDTYKHETTYAFSWN